Proteins found in one Hoplias malabaricus isolate fHopMal1 chromosome 17, fHopMal1.hap1, whole genome shotgun sequence genomic segment:
- the znf185 gene encoding zinc finger protein 185 isoform X2 — MSKEGDRQSVLRKTKVRTTLKNDNSWIQRRRDPDQEEEVEEKPWLAEVRAGRLNGAFNDAALENTPTQPEPESQPKPSTDSPKTPTSGYLIRGVFTKTDNKPAPQNPSNGHIGTSGFNKKPSEAYKKIAPHTVRTTVESPAPEKEPTISKEEQDRRTEVASNALKTSAARQRSYVLSAAKKYEAPPEKPNSSEPPVISFVAKRVIITDDEDSDPVGPKAADLPAVPSSPAPQSLPAAEQSVPDSVTQVAPVAKEVPTPAAEPKPKAEPVLKPSVPDPIPAVPAVQITPSTPTSETDPVPAAPAAKKPPATPTPAPTPKAEPTPTPSVTEPIPAAQNTPSIPAPAATPAPTTKAEPVLKPSVTEPIPAAQKTLSTPTATPAQTPKAEPAPKPSVTEPIPAVPAAQKTPSTPTPTATPKTEPTPKPRVDTKLAEKTKTLDDDDLFGLTQSVPAVPGAPKTPSTPKPTPTPKTEPTPKPRVDTNLAEKTKVLGDDELFGLTQSSPQNPMDSLPSDSELLIRADRYLPKSEKTQTSLDLLAVDVIPIDTNTDKLSTDKTMPKIETTQTVVQSKDTNSSSETVTIKTTKTEVITPNRYLPKSKKTQTSLDLLAFDVIPIDTNTDKLSTDKTMPKIETTQTVVQSKDTNSSSETVTIKTTKTEVITPNSSLFQSEKTQIFPDFLEFDDTTKDKLPDKTKSKVQTTTVEETKSPVELFDPLMLDSLSTDTSKQHFDSSEPSTYQRSSDKTSPWDRWTSPILNTATEIRETKADPDPMESTYTAYTRRMDRSVLEPQDTDSKKNLVYVKEYVNTPGHSTYSSSDLDYVTSTSSSYAYSSPPSTNMTACTYCGGFVGNDAKITIEHLNISCHPDCFKCGICSKPMGDFIHNMFLHRGTVHCESCYANLL, encoded by the exons ATGTCTAAAG AGGGAGACCGACAGTCTGTTTTGAGGAAGACAAAAGTCCGCACAACGCTGAAAAATGACAACAGCTGGATCCAGCGCCGTAGAGATCCTGATcaagaggaggaggtggaagagAAGCCATG GCTCGCAGAGGTGCGTGCAGGTCGTCTCAATGGTGCATTCAATGATGCAGCCCTAGAAAACACCCCCACCCAACCGGAGCCTGAGTCTCAGCCTAAACCCAGCACAGACAG TCCTAAAACACCAACATCTGGATACCTGATCAG AGGAGTTTTCACAAAGACAGACAACAAACCAGCTCCACAGAACCCCAGCAATGGCCACAT TGGAACATCTGGCTTCAACAAAAAGCCATCAGAAGCATACAAGAAAAT TGCTCCTCATACTGTTCGTACAACCGTGGAGAGTCCGGCTCCAGAGAAAGAACCAACAATCAGTAAAGAGGAACAGGACAGAAG gacAGAGGTGGCTAGTAATGCCCTGAAAACCTCAGCAGCCAGGCAGAGATCATATGTACTTTCAGCTGCAAAGAAATATGA AGCTCCACCAGAGAAACCAAACAGCTCTGAGCCACCAGTCATATCTTTTGTTGCTAAGAG ggtcaTTATCActgatgatgaggacagtgatCCAGTTGGACCTAAAGCAGCCGACCTCCCAGCAGTTCCTTCTTCTCCAGCCCCTCAGTCACTGCCTGCTGCTGAACAGAG tgtccctGATTCAGTCACTCAAGTTGCCCCAGTTGCCAAGGAAGTGCCAACACCAGCAGCTGAACCCAAACCTAAAGCAGAGCCCGTTCTTAAACCGAG TGTCCCTGACCCAATTCCAGCTGTTCCAGCTGTACAGATAACCCCATCCACACCAACAAG TGAAACAGATCCAGTACCAGCTGCTCCAGCTGCAAAGAAACCCCCAGCTACACCAACACCAGCACCAACACCCAAAGCAGAGCCCACTCCTACACCAAG TGTCACTGAGCCCATTCCAGCTGCACAGAATACACCATCCATACCAGCACCAGCAGCAACACCTGCACCAACAACCAAAGCAGAGCCTGTTCTTAAACCAAG tgtcactgagcCCATTCCAGCTGCCCAGAAAACACTATCCACACCAACAGCAAcaccagcacaaacacccaaagCAGAGCCCGCCCCTAAACCAAG tgtcactgagcCCATTCCAGCTGTTCCAGCTGCACAGAAAACACCATCCACACCAACACCAACAGCAACACCCAAAACAGAGCCAACTCCCAAACCAAG AGTTGACACAAAGCTGGCAGAGAAGACTAAAACCTTGGATGATGATGATCTTTTTGGCCTGACTCAGAG tGTGCCAGCTGTTCCAGGTGCACCAAAAACACCTTCCACACCAAAACCAACACCAACACCCAAAACAGAGCCAACTCCTAAACCAAG GGTTGACACAAACCTGGCAGAGAAGACCAAAGTCTTGGGTGATGATGAACTTTTTGGTCTGACACAGAG TTCACCTCAGAATCCTATGGACAGTCTCCCCTCTGATTCAGAGCTGTTGATAAGAGCTGACAG ATATCTGCCCAAATCTGAGAAGACTCAAACGTCTCTGGACTTGCTAGCAGTTGATGTAATCCCCATTGACACCAACACTGACAA ACTGAGCACTGATAAAACAATGCCCAAGATAGAGACCACCCAAACCGTTGTGCAGTCAAAGGACACAAATAG TTCATCAGAAACAGTCACTATCAAAACCACCAAAACCGAGGTCATCACACCCAACAG ATATCTGCCCAAATCTAAGAAGACTCAAACGTCTCTGGACTTGCTAGCATTTGATGTAATCCCCATTGACACCAACACTGACAA ACTGAGCACTGATAAAACAATGCCCAAGATAGAGACCACCCAAACCGTTGTGCAGTCAAAGGACACAAATAG TTCATCAGAAACAGTCACCATCAAAACCACCAAAACTGAGGTCATCACACCCAACAG ctcACTGTTCCAATCAGAGAAGACTCAGATATTTCCGGATTTTCTTGAGTTTGATGATACCACAAAGGACAA ACTCccagacaaaacaaaaagcaaagtTCAGACAACAACTGTGGAGGAGACAAAGAG CCCTGTTGAGCTGTTTGATCCTCTGATGTTGGACAG CCTCAGCACTGACACTTCAAAGCAGCATTTTGACAGCAGTGAGCCCAGCACATATCAGAG GTCATCTGACAAAACCTCCCCGTGGGACAGATGGACATCTCCTATTCTAAACACTGCAACAGAGATAAG GGAGACAAAGGCTGACCCAGACCCAATGGAGAG TACTTACACAGCCTACACCAGAAGGATGGACAGGAGCGTACTGGAGCCACAGGATACTGACAGTAAAAA GAACCTTGTTTACGTCAAAGAGTATGTGAACACACCTGGGCATTCCACATACAGCAGCAG CGACTTGGATTACGTGACCTCGACCAGCTCCAGCTATGCATACAGCAGCCCCCCCAG CACAAACATGACCGCCTGCACATACTGTGGAGGCTTTGTGGGGAATGATGCTAAGATCACCATTGAACACCTCAACATATCTTGCCATCCTGACTGCTTCAAG TGTGGTATCTGCAGTAAACCAATGGGAGATTTCATCCACAACATGTTTCTACACCGAGGGACAGTCCATTGTGAAAGCTGCTATGCCAACCTTCTTTAG
- the znf185 gene encoding zinc finger protein 185 isoform X1 — protein MSKEGDRQSVLRKTKVRTTLKNDNSWIQRRRDPDQEEEVEEKPWLAEVRAGRLNGAFNDAALENTPTQPEPESQPKPSTDSPKTPTSGYLIRGVFTKTDNKPAPQNPSNGHIGTSGFNKKPSEAYKKIAPHTVRTTVESPAPEKEPTISKEEQDRRTEVASNALKTSAARQRSYVLSAAKKYEAPPEKPNSSEPPVISFVAKRVIITDDEDSDPVGPKAADLPAVPSSPAPQSLPAAEQSVPDSVTQVAPVAKEVPTPAAEPKPKAEPVLKPSVTETGPTVPSTTTPTPTSTPAPTQTTTPTAIPAPKSTPGPTSTPAPTPTPVPTSTPAPMPTPMPTSTPNPTPTPVPTSTPNPTPTPVPTSMPTPLPTSTPTSTPKPTPVPTSTPNPTPTPVPTSTPNPTPTPVPTSTPNPTPVPMSTPKPVPTSTPTPVPTSTPAPKPTPVRTSASTPAPKPTPTPVPTSTPVTTTPAPTSTPTSVPTSTSTSTPAPKPTPTPVPTSTPVTTKPAPTSTPIPVPTSTPAPTPTSTPAPVPTPVSTSTPAPTPTSTPTPKPASTPTSAPVPTPVPVQTPVPVPTSTPTPVTTPAPTSTPTPAPTPAPTPAPTTTLTSIPTPKEPTAKTSVPDPIPAVPAVQITPSTPTSETDPVPAAPAAKKPPATPTPAPTPKAEPTPTPSVTEPIPAAQNTPSIPAPAATPAPTTKAEPVLKPSVTEPIPAAQKTLSTPTATPAQTPKAEPAPKPSVTEPIPAVPAAQKTPSTPTPTATPKTEPTPKPRVDTKLAEKTKTLDDDDLFGLTQSVPAVPGAPKTPSTPKPTPTPKTEPTPKPRVDTNLAEKTKVLGDDELFGLTQSSPQNPMDSLPSDSELLIRADRYLPKSEKTQTSLDLLAVDVIPIDTNTDKLSTDKTMPKIETTQTVVQSKDTNSSSETVTIKTTKTEVITPNRYLPKSKKTQTSLDLLAFDVIPIDTNTDKLSTDKTMPKIETTQTVVQSKDTNSSSETVTIKTTKTEVITPNSSLFQSEKTQIFPDFLEFDDTTKDKLPDKTKSKVQTTTVEETKSPVELFDPLMLDSLSTDTSKQHFDSSEPSTYQRSSDKTSPWDRWTSPILNTATEIRETKADPDPMESTYTAYTRRMDRSVLEPQDTDSKKNLVYVKEYVNTPGHSTYSSSDLDYVTSTSSSYAYSSPPSTNMTACTYCGGFVGNDAKITIEHLNISCHPDCFKCGICSKPMGDFIHNMFLHRGTVHCESCYANLL, from the exons ATGTCTAAAG AGGGAGACCGACAGTCTGTTTTGAGGAAGACAAAAGTCCGCACAACGCTGAAAAATGACAACAGCTGGATCCAGCGCCGTAGAGATCCTGATcaagaggaggaggtggaagagAAGCCATG GCTCGCAGAGGTGCGTGCAGGTCGTCTCAATGGTGCATTCAATGATGCAGCCCTAGAAAACACCCCCACCCAACCGGAGCCTGAGTCTCAGCCTAAACCCAGCACAGACAG TCCTAAAACACCAACATCTGGATACCTGATCAG AGGAGTTTTCACAAAGACAGACAACAAACCAGCTCCACAGAACCCCAGCAATGGCCACAT TGGAACATCTGGCTTCAACAAAAAGCCATCAGAAGCATACAAGAAAAT TGCTCCTCATACTGTTCGTACAACCGTGGAGAGTCCGGCTCCAGAGAAAGAACCAACAATCAGTAAAGAGGAACAGGACAGAAG gacAGAGGTGGCTAGTAATGCCCTGAAAACCTCAGCAGCCAGGCAGAGATCATATGTACTTTCAGCTGCAAAGAAATATGA AGCTCCACCAGAGAAACCAAACAGCTCTGAGCCACCAGTCATATCTTTTGTTGCTAAGAG ggtcaTTATCActgatgatgaggacagtgatCCAGTTGGACCTAAAGCAGCCGACCTCCCAGCAGTTCCTTCTTCTCCAGCCCCTCAGTCACTGCCTGCTGCTGAACAGAG tgtccctGATTCAGTCACTCAAGTTGCCCCAGTTGCCAAGGAAGTGCCAACACCAGCAGCTGAACCCAAACCTAAAGCAGAGCCCGTTCTTAAACCGAG TGTCACTGAAACAGGTCCAACTGTTCCATCCACAACAACACCAACACCAACATCAACACCAGcaccaacacaaacaacaacGCCTACAGCAATACCAGCACCAAAATCAACACCAGGGCCAACATCAACACCTGCACCAACGCCAACACCAGTGCCAACATCAACACCAGCACCAATGCCAACACCAATGCCAACATCAACACCAAATCCAACACCAACACCAGTGCCAACATCAACACCAAATCCAACACCAACACCAGTGCCAACATCAATGCCAACACCATTGCCAACATCAACACCAACATCAACACCAAAACCAACACCAGTGCCAACATCAACACCAAATCCAACACCAACACCAGTGCCAACATCAACACCAAATCCAACACCAACACCAGTGCCAACATCAACACCAAATCCAACACCAGTGCCAATGTCAACACCAAAACCAGTGCCAACATCAACACCAACACCAGTGCCAACATCAACACCAGCACCAAAACCAACACCAGTGCGAACATCAGCATCAACACCAGCACCAAAACCAACACCAACACCAGTGCCAACATCAACACCAGTGACAACAACGCCAGCACCAACATCAACACCAACATCAGTGCCAAcatcaacatcaacatcaacaCCAGCACCAAAACCAACACCAACACCAGTGCCAACATCAACACCAGTGACAACAAAACCAGCACCAACATCAACACCAATACCAGTGCCAACATCAACACCAGCACCAACACCAACATCAACACCAGCACCAGTGCCAACACCAGTGTCAACATCAACACCAGCACCAACACCAACATCAACACCAACACCAAAACCAGCATCAACACCGACATCAGCTCCAGTGCCAACACCAGTGCCAGTGCAAACACCAGTGCCAGTGCCAACATCAACACCAACACCAGTGACAACACCAGCACCAACATCAACACCAACACCAGCGCCAACACCAGCACCAACACCAGCACCAACAACCACACTGACATCAATACCAACACCCAAAGAGCCCACTGCTAAAACAAG TGTCCCTGACCCAATTCCAGCTGTTCCAGCTGTACAGATAACCCCATCCACACCAACAAG TGAAACAGATCCAGTACCAGCTGCTCCAGCTGCAAAGAAACCCCCAGCTACACCAACACCAGCACCAACACCCAAAGCAGAGCCCACTCCTACACCAAG TGTCACTGAGCCCATTCCAGCTGCACAGAATACACCATCCATACCAGCACCAGCAGCAACACCTGCACCAACAACCAAAGCAGAGCCTGTTCTTAAACCAAG tgtcactgagcCCATTCCAGCTGCCCAGAAAACACTATCCACACCAACAGCAAcaccagcacaaacacccaaagCAGAGCCCGCCCCTAAACCAAG tgtcactgagcCCATTCCAGCTGTTCCAGCTGCACAGAAAACACCATCCACACCAACACCAACAGCAACACCCAAAACAGAGCCAACTCCCAAACCAAG AGTTGACACAAAGCTGGCAGAGAAGACTAAAACCTTGGATGATGATGATCTTTTTGGCCTGACTCAGAG tGTGCCAGCTGTTCCAGGTGCACCAAAAACACCTTCCACACCAAAACCAACACCAACACCCAAAACAGAGCCAACTCCTAAACCAAG GGTTGACACAAACCTGGCAGAGAAGACCAAAGTCTTGGGTGATGATGAACTTTTTGGTCTGACACAGAG TTCACCTCAGAATCCTATGGACAGTCTCCCCTCTGATTCAGAGCTGTTGATAAGAGCTGACAG ATATCTGCCCAAATCTGAGAAGACTCAAACGTCTCTGGACTTGCTAGCAGTTGATGTAATCCCCATTGACACCAACACTGACAA ACTGAGCACTGATAAAACAATGCCCAAGATAGAGACCACCCAAACCGTTGTGCAGTCAAAGGACACAAATAG TTCATCAGAAACAGTCACTATCAAAACCACCAAAACCGAGGTCATCACACCCAACAG ATATCTGCCCAAATCTAAGAAGACTCAAACGTCTCTGGACTTGCTAGCATTTGATGTAATCCCCATTGACACCAACACTGACAA ACTGAGCACTGATAAAACAATGCCCAAGATAGAGACCACCCAAACCGTTGTGCAGTCAAAGGACACAAATAG TTCATCAGAAACAGTCACCATCAAAACCACCAAAACTGAGGTCATCACACCCAACAG ctcACTGTTCCAATCAGAGAAGACTCAGATATTTCCGGATTTTCTTGAGTTTGATGATACCACAAAGGACAA ACTCccagacaaaacaaaaagcaaagtTCAGACAACAACTGTGGAGGAGACAAAGAG CCCTGTTGAGCTGTTTGATCCTCTGATGTTGGACAG CCTCAGCACTGACACTTCAAAGCAGCATTTTGACAGCAGTGAGCCCAGCACATATCAGAG GTCATCTGACAAAACCTCCCCGTGGGACAGATGGACATCTCCTATTCTAAACACTGCAACAGAGATAAG GGAGACAAAGGCTGACCCAGACCCAATGGAGAG TACTTACACAGCCTACACCAGAAGGATGGACAGGAGCGTACTGGAGCCACAGGATACTGACAGTAAAAA GAACCTTGTTTACGTCAAAGAGTATGTGAACACACCTGGGCATTCCACATACAGCAGCAG CGACTTGGATTACGTGACCTCGACCAGCTCCAGCTATGCATACAGCAGCCCCCCCAG CACAAACATGACCGCCTGCACATACTGTGGAGGCTTTGTGGGGAATGATGCTAAGATCACCATTGAACACCTCAACATATCTTGCCATCCTGACTGCTTCAAG TGTGGTATCTGCAGTAAACCAATGGGAGATTTCATCCACAACATGTTTCTACACCGAGGGACAGTCCATTGTGAAAGCTGCTATGCCAACCTTCTTTAG